Genomic segment of Dactylococcopsis salina PCC 8305:
GGAGAAGCTAATAACTCAGCGATTACGATTATTAGTCAACTAGCTGATCAACGTAGTCAAACTAATTTCGGCGGTTTGGAAATTGAGAGTCTTACTTCCAACATTACTGCTATGGAAATCTCGACACGCTTTGAAGATTTAGAGGGTAATCCCATTGAAAAGATCAAGGTTGATGAAGAGTTTAATATTGTCCTCGCTGCGAAAGATTTACGTTCAGAAGGGGATAAGCTAGGGGTCTTCAGTGCATTTGCAGATGTTAACTACGACACAATCTTGGCGGATGTTACAAGCGTTGAACCAGTCGAACCTTTTGCTTCACCTGTGATTGATCTAAATCAGGCAATTAATGATGATGAAGGGTTGCTTAATGACATTGGAGGGACAAAGTCGAGCTTTACTCCCATTCCTGCGAATAACTCTCCTCAAGATTTTGCCATCATTACCGCGACAGCAAAAGCTCAAGGAAACTTTGAAGTGACAACGGATGTTGGAGATGAAATCACTTCTCTCAATACTTTGTTTGGTTTGGATAATGACGTAAATTCTGGAACTAGATATTTTGGCAATACTCTCACCATTGAACAGGATACGACGACTAACCCTGTTGGTACACCTGACTTAGTAATTAAGGAGTTTGATGCTGAAATTGACCACGTATTAGGCGGAGAAACCACTGTTAATTTGACAATAGCCAATGAAGGGGATGCAGCGAGTTCTGGTTTCCAAGTGGAAGTGCTTTATTACACCGCAGATAGTATTGACCAACTTAGCGAAGAAGAACCACAGGTGGTTAAAACCCTTGCTTTTGATGAATTAGAAGCGGAAGGGGGGGAGGTTAATGAACAGTCAGAGGTATCGCTACCAGTGGAAACGCTTTTAGCTGAAGCCCTAGAGGACGATCCTTCTGTGTTTGGACAACAACGCCCCATTGATGATGATGGTGAAGAAGGGTTCTTTGAGTCCAATAACATTGACTATCTCGGCGTTCGCATTGTTAATAGTGAAAGTTCTGGGGAAGAAGAAGAGGCATTTGCCAATAATGCTTTGAATGATACGGAGGGAGTCAATATTGATGATATTGCTTTCTTCCCTTGGGATTTTGTGAATAGCGGTGAAGAGGGAGTTTCGGAGAATCAAGAGGATGAAATTGTTTCCGACAAGATTGTCGATTTCAATGATGCAACCGCAGTTTTCCGAAATATTGGTGAGGTGATAACGGAAGAGGTGACAGAAGGAAATCGCTTTGGTTTAGATTTGGATCGCATTGATTTTGATCTAGATGGGGCGATTTCTCCCGTAGATGCGGTGCGTGTGGCTAATCGCATCGGCTATGAAATTAATCCTGCCATTATTGAGGAGAGTGTTGGCTAGGGAGATTTAACTATTAATATCAGGTTCGGGTAATTACTTATAATTGGTGTTGGGTTTCGCGTGGAGACGTTCCATGGAACGTCTCTACCCAACCTACTTTTTATCATTGATTGAGCGAAGCTGATATAAGGTAGGATTTTAATGATAATTTATAAGTTTTCTTCAAAAAGTGGTTAAGGTTTTACGGTGGTTTATTTTCGGATTAACGTTTTTTTTCCTAGCTAAAACTTTTCAGCAACATTGGCGGGAAGTAGCGGCGATCGAGCTTAATCAATCACAATTAATTTCTGGGGCGATCGGGCTTTTTTTAACGTTAATTGCTCATATTTGGTCGGGAATTGTTTGGGCGGGAATTATCCGATTTCTCCAACAACCAGCGCCATTATTCTGGGTGCTACCTGTTTATTTACAAACAAATTTAGCGAAATATTTACCGGGAAATGTTTGGCATTTTTATGGACGGATTCGCGCTGTCCAATTAGCAGGAAGTAGTTTAGAAGCCGCAACATTGACGACATTATTAGAACCGCTTTTGATGGCAACGGCTGCGGTATTAATTGCTTTATTCACGATTCAAGGTGGCGGATTAATTATCTTAGAAAATACCGTTTATCAGTGGTTGCCTTTAGGATTTGCAGGAGCGATTTTACTGGTCATTCATCCTCGTTTTTTTAATCCCATTTTACAATTTTTATCTAATCTCAAAAATCAATCATCAACCGAAGATATTTTGCTGATTAAACATTATCCCTGGTTGCCTTTATTGGGAGAAATTGGTTTTGTTGGTTTACGGGGGAGTGGGTTTCTGGTGACAATTGCTGGATTTCAACCCTTGAGTGTTAGTGAGATTCCCTTGTTGCTTGGGGTGTTTAGTTTAGCTTGGTTTTTAGGCTTAGTTGTTCCTTCGCCAGGGGGAATTGGTGTTTTTGAAAGCAGCGCGATCGCGCTTTTAAGTCCTAGTTTTTCCGTTGCAATTCTTCTCAGCAGTTTAGCCTTATTTCGTCTGATTAGTATTAGCGCCGAAGCGATCGCCGCTGGGCTATCTTGGGGGATCAAATTGGTAATTAGGGGTTGCTGAAAAAGTCCATTGGTTGGTTGAGTAAGGCAAGAGGCAAGAGGCAAAAGGCAAGAGGGTTGATTGATCGGTAGGAGTTTAAGGTTTTGATGCAAGGTGCGTGACGATTGAACAATCAATGAATTTGCATTTTTACCTGAACTTAATCGCCTCAAATCCTTATTTAGTAAACCTTTCAAGCAATTGAGTCGGTTGTTTCACATTCATTAGCAACTTCTAGCCAACCTTGAATCGCATCTTGAAGGTTACTGATGACCTCTTCCATATCATCTCCCTCTGTAATACAACCTGGAAAAGCAGGAACTTCTGCCCAATAGCCTCCCTCTTCTGCTGGATGAATAATTGCTTTAACTTTCATGTTTTTATAATTCTTGATCAGAATAAACGTCCCTTAATTTTAACGAATGCAACTATAGCAGTCTCCGAATGAAATGTGAGAAAGGGGTTATATAGCGATCCGAATATTAGGGGGCTGAAGTGTTGGGTTTCGCGCTAGCTCCACCCAACCTACGTTTTCTGCAATATGAGAGATTAGCCCTTCGGAAAGAGGATAAAGACGTATCTGGTTTTTTATACTAATCATTAAGTAATGTAAAGTTTATTTAACTTACACCTTAATGTTCCTCTCACTCTAGGACAGACAATGAGAGGATTGAAGAAACGGGTTAATACTCTGCGAAATAAGCCAGATTTTATGGAAACTGTACAATTTACTGCGTCCGAGTCAGTTAATCTGACTGTTCCACCAGAAAACACTCCGATTAAACATTATTTACGTCAGCCTCGGCGTTTAGTGGAAGCGATCGCTGACCCAAAATTGATGACTCCCCTTGAAAAAAAAAGCTCGGGAAATCGGTTTCATTTGAAAATGCGCCCTTTGAATTTCCTTGATGTTTATCATTTTCAACCGTCGGCGGTGCTGAAGGTTGTGGCGGATAGTCAGGGAACTGTAACCCTTACTTCAGAAAGTTGTGAGGTGATCGGGAATGATTACATTAATGATCGGTTTTCTCTCAGCTTAAAAGGGAAACTCAGCCCGATCGAGGAAAATGGTCAAGTTTATCTGCGTGGAAAAGCAGACTTAAAGGTTGATGTGGACTTACCTCCTCCTTTATGGCTCACTCCTCGATCGATGCTAGAAAGCACAGGAAACGGCTTGTTAAAAGGCGTTCTCACCCGAATCAAGCAGAAACTACTCAAGCAGCTAATTTCAGACTATCAACACTGGGCAAACCAGACGGAAACGACAGCGAAAA
This window contains:
- a CDS encoding type II toxin-antitoxin system HicB family antitoxin, whose protein sequence is MKVKAIIHPAEEGGYWAEVPAFPGCITEGDDMEEVISNLQDAIQGWLEVANECETTDSIA
- a CDS encoding DUF1997 domain-containing protein, yielding METVQFTASESVNLTVPPENTPIKHYLRQPRRLVEAIADPKLMTPLEKKSSGNRFHLKMRPLNFLDVYHFQPSAVLKVVADSQGTVTLTSESCEVIGNDYINDRFSLSLKGKLSPIEENGQVYLRGKADLKVDVDLPPPLWLTPRSMLESTGNGLLKGVLTRIKQKLLKQLISDYQHWANQTETTAKTAADSSLSSPRTA